The Candidatus Saccharibacteria bacterium sequence CTGCCGAAAAAGAGCAGGACTTCCCTAAAGCAGCAAAAGTATGCGATCTGGGAGGCGGAACGGGTACAGATAGTATTTATTTTATCGAGAAAGGGCATGATGTTGTTCTTGTTGACATCGCCGATGAGCCATTAGAAAAAGCATTTGTCCGAGCGAGCGAGCTTGGCGTAGCTGATAAGCTGAAGACGGTTCAGTGTGACTTTAGTTACGGCAAATTACCGCTAGACGATGACACATTCGATGTCGTGTATTCTCGTTTGGCGTTGCATTACTTTGAGTCTGAAGTACTCGCTCGCTTGTTTGCAGAAATATACAGGATTCTGCGTAAAAACGGGAAGACATACCTTACGCTTAAATCGCCTGATGATGCGGTCGAAATGGAATTTTTAGCAACTACCGCCACCGAACAAGAAGAAGGTGTATTTAATGAGGATGGCCGTCTTAAGACCCGCTACACGATCGAGCGCCTTGAAAAAATACTTGCCGATGCCGGTATTCCCACCGAGAGCTTTAAGGTCGTTGCTTACACCGAAAAACTAGGTAATAGCAATGATATAGTGAAATCTGGCGTCGATACGTTTGTGGTAAATCAAGTAATTATCACAAAATAAACGGTCTAAGTCTCTGTAAGATTGTCAGCAAGATCATCGAGCAGGGCATCTACTTCGTCTGATGCAACCGATTCCATTCCTTTGATGGTGGGAATCGTTTTGTGTAAGATAGTATCTCGCACTAGAATCATCTCGCGCTCATCTAAATCGTCTAAAGATAGATTTCCAAGATTGTTCTCATCAATTTCTTGAAGCAATTTTTTAAGACGGGCATCGGCAATATGCCCTGCCGTCGTCGTTATGATTAAGTAACCGAGCGAATTTCCAGCGCTCCAAAATTTATTCTTGTAGTAAATAGATACTGCCATGTGAGATCAGTATAGCGAGGATAAGGGATTTGTGAAAGATGGTGGGCTGACATTTGCCATGATTTGTCTCACACATTCCTTTACAAAAAACCATCAATTGTCGATAATAGAGAAAAGCATAACCGCAGCAACGAAAGACAATACGACCATGGCTCGACTTCCACAACCTGGTTCCGATAGTGACGTTTGGGGCGATATCCTGAACGAATATCTGAGTGTGGCGCATGCCTCTGACGGCTCGCTTAAATCGGGGATATCTGCCGATAAGCTGGTTGATGGTTCGACGAACAAGGTGTTTACTGCGGCGAATGAAACAACGCTAGCTTCGCTTGCGCCCGTTGCGACTTCTGGCGCGTACAGCGACCTAACAGGCAAGCCAGCAACGGCAAATCCAACACTTATTATTGCCGATGACGCACCAGCTAGCTGGAAGCTTGCCGCGGGTGTGCAACTCGATGGTACAGATGATGCCGCAGCGCTAACGACTGCCATAAATAATGGCCCCGTTGTGTTATCGCCAGGCACATTTACGCTTAACGAGCCTATTAGCGTTACGGCGACAAATCCACAACTTGTCGGCCAAGGGTGGTCGAGCGTGCTAAAAATCGCCGACGGAACAAACGACTGGGCTATGATTTTTACGCCGGGAGGCGATGGTGTTCGTGGACTTTTTGCAAACTTTACAATAGATGGTAACTCAACCAACCAAACGGCCGGCGGGGGGATTCAT is a genomic window containing:
- a CDS encoding class I SAM-dependent methyltransferase: MIDLQNFWNKNSARIPDDKGHSLYAAEKEQDFPKAAKVCDLGGGTGTDSIYFIEKGHDVVLVDIADEPLEKAFVRASELGVADKLKTVQCDFSYGKLPLDDDTFDVVYSRLALHYFESEVLARLFAEIYRILRKNGKTYLTLKSPDDAVEMEFLATTATEQEEGVFNEDGRLKTRYTIERLEKILADAGIPTESFKVVAYTEKLGNSNDIVKSGVDTFVVNQVIITK